TGCGTCTGCGCTTGCCCTGCCTATCAGTCAAGCACTGAACAAGCAGGGCTTCTCGCATGATGAGGCTGAAAACTGCGCTCAGACCTGTGCCTCCACTCCCACCGCCTTGTGACGTTTTGCTGATGTTTCCCCCGTGACGGGTCAGTGCTAGAGCTGTGCGAGCCCACCTGACATAGTGTCGTCAGAAATGATGCATCACCACGGGACCTGCTACCAACACTGGTTGTGGCGTCCGCCGATCTGATCCGTGCCTATGAAGACTGGAATGTCTCTGCTGGCATGGAAGCCGCTTAGCCTTCAAGTGCGGTAATCTCAGTCCATTCCTCGGTGACGCGGTAGTCGCCGCCTGCCACAAAGTCGGCGGCCAGCCGCAGCGTTTCTTCGACCCACGCGTAATCATTGCTGACCGTGACCACCGCGATCACTTCCCAGTCGTGGGCGTCCAGGCCGTCCAGCCGGGCTGCTGTGACGGGAAAGCGCACCTTCAGTTTTTCTACCACCGGCTTGACCAGGGACCGCTTTTCCTTGAGGGACCGCACCCAGGGCATTTCCAGCCGCAGGGTCAGCGTGCCGACATAGCCCAGAGCGCTCACCGCTGCTCTAGAGCATGCCTGCCAGGAAGCCCTGGCGGCGAACCTGACGCACCAGGTCCATCACGGTCTGGGCACTGGGATCATAGTGGACTTCAATCTGTCCGGTGTCGGGAATGGCTTTGCTGACGCCAGGCAAGGCCAGCAGGTGGTTGGCCACGCGCAGGCCAGCTTCGCGGTCCATGCCACGCACGCCCAGCAGAACTCGGGTAGGGTTCGTCATGCCCTCAAGTATAGGTGGGGAATCTGGCAAGCTCCTGTCAGATTGCGCAGCACTCAGTCCAGACTGGGCAGCGCCGTTTCCTCACGGCTGCCCAGATGGCGCACGGCGTAGTCCCCGACCCGGCGCACGTCTCCCAGGTCCCCGGCCAGCGGCCAGCCGGGCTGCGGTACAAAGTGAATCTCGTATACCGCCGTGTCATAGGCACTCTTGAAGAGGGCGCGGAGCAAGCCCGCATAAATGTCGTGTCGCAGCGGCAGTTCCAGGCCCGGCGTTGTGAGGAGTGTCCGGACCAACACAATGGGCTTGTCGCCCTGCCAGACACTCTGGGCCAGCACCAGCCCGCAGACCTCGCCCGCCCGCATAGCCACAAAGGAATGGTCCGTGCGGGCGTAGAACTTCAGTGCGCCCAGGCTGCTGCTCAGGCGGCCTTCGCGTTCGCGTTCGGGCAGCCCGGCAAAATCAGGGTCCAGTTCCAGCTGAGCGGCCAGATCCAGCGCAGCCACAGCCTCAAAGTCCAGTTCATTCAGGGCGCGGTAGGCTGCCACGGGGGCAGGTGCAGCCAGTGCGTCTTGCGGTTCGTGAGTCATCTGCTCAGGCTAGAGCATGTTCCATGATGGGTGGGGGAAATAAACCCTATAAGAGCGCTGAAGCTGAGCCTATGTTTATACTGAGTCCAAATCTATTCAAAAGCTCGCCTGTACCATCAGGCATCTGTTCGTCCAGGGCCAAACGTCTCAGACCCTTCACTGCTCTGGTCATGGACCTATCCCACTGCATCTGCCCCGGCTCCTTTCCAGAAAGGCCAACCCATCATGACTCAAGACCACGCTCAGACCTACTTGACCCGACCCTGGCTGACCCATTACGAGGCGGGAGTTCCGCATGAATTTCATTCCTCCGACCGGGTCATGCCAGATCTGCTGCGTGAGAACGCCCGCGATTATGGCTCCAGACCAGCTGTTTCCTTTCTGGGTGCCTCTTTGAACTACACCCAGTTGTGGCAGCAGGTGCAAGCATTGGCGGCGGCCTTGCAAAAATCCGGAGTGCAGCCAGGCGACCGCGTAGCGATCATGCTGCCCAACCTGCCGCAGTTCGTGGTGTCGTTTTACGGCGCACTGCTGGCGGGTGCCGTGGTGGTCAACACCAGCCCGCTGTATGTGGCGGATGAATTGGCACATCAGCTCCAAGACAGTGGAGCGAGTACCCTGATCATTCTGGACTCGTTGCTGCCACGTTACCTGGAGGTGCAAGGCGGTGTTCCAGTCAAGCGGGTCTTCGTGGCGCGGGTAGAAGATGCCCTGGCTTTTCCCAAGAATCTGCTGTATCCCATCAAGCAGCGTCTGGAAAAACAGCACGTCAAGGTACCCTGGAGCGATCACATCCTCCCGCTGCGCAGCGTGATTGCCTCTCAGAAGGGCGCACCGCAGCCGGTGACCCTGCGTCCGGACGACGTGGCCCTGCTGCAGTACACCGGCGGCACCACGGGCCTGCCCAAAGGGGCCATGTTGACCCACCGCAACCTGATCGCCAATGCCGAACAGGCCTGGTCCTGGTTCAGTGAACTGAAAAAGGGAGAGGAAGTGGGTCTGGGGGCCATTCCTTATTTCCATGTTTATGGCATGACCGCTTCCATGAACCTGAATATTCTGGGCGCAGGTCACACGGTGCTGGTCCCCAACCCGCGTGATCTGAAGATGGTGCTATCGGAGATCCAGCGGACCAAACCCAGCCTGTTTCCGGCCGTGCCGACGCTGTATAATGCCATCAACCATTATCCCGATATCTCCAAATATGATCTGTCGTCCATCAAGGCCTGTATCAGTGGCAGTGCGCCACTGCCGCTGGAAACGGCCCGCACCTTTAAGGAAATCACGCGGGGGGCCAATCTGGTGGAGGGCTACGGCCTGACCGAATCCAGCCCGATCACCCATGTGAACCCGGTCAGCAGCGAGCAGCGCGAAGGGTCCATCGGCCTGCCGCTGCCCGGTGTGGACGCGATGGTTATGGATGACGATGCCCAGCCAGTCCCCTTGGGCGAAACAGGTGAGCTGTGGGTCAGCGGACCGATGGTCATGAAGGGCTACTGGAACCGCAGCGAGGAAACTGCGAAAGTGCTCCGTGACTATGCTGGCAAGACCTGGCTGCTGACTGGCGACGTGGCCCGCATGGATGAGGCCGGGTACTTCTACATCGTGGACCGCAAGAAGGATTTGATCATTGCCAGCGGCTACAACATTTACCCCCGTGAGGTGGAAGAGGTCTTGTTTCAGCATCCGGCCGTGCTGGAAGCAGCCGTCGTAGGTGTGCCGGACGAGTACCGCGGCGAATCGGTTCACGCGGTGGTGGTGTTCCGCGAAGGCCAGGAAGCTTCTGAGAAAGAGCTGATCGGCTACTGCCGCGAGCACCTGAGTCCCTACAAGGCTCCGCGCTCGGTGGAGGTGCGCGCTGAGCTACCCAAGACGGCGGTCGGTAAGGTGCTGCGCCGCCAATTGCGCGAAGAGGTCTGGACCAGGCGCAGCGGCTGACCGAACCTGAAAGGACACCGTGCGCGGGTGGGAGGATAGGGAAAAGGCCCTGTCTTTCCATCCGCATATGCCATGATTGATCGCTGCATGCTCCATTCGGGCAATGTTCTAACCAGTGCGAAACATGACCGGGCTAGACTGGGCTTTATTGCCAGGCCTGAGAAGCAAGCGGGCGGATCACACAAGGCCGCTGACGTACCGGGCAAGAAGCCCTGGTCATAAGGGAGAGACGACGTTGATACTGCTGGGTAAATTCTTCAAATTTTTCTTTTCGCTGCTGCTGGCAGTGGTCCTGGCCGGTGCCGGACTGGCCGGGGCGTTTGCCATGAAATGGGCCGGTGAGCTGCCGGATTACCGTGAGCTGGACAGCCTGACCCTGGGCGCTGAAACCCGCGTGTTTGCGCGTGACGGGACACCGCTGGGCACGCTGGTCCCGCGGGTAGGTGAGCAGAAAGTCAGCCGTACGCTGGTCCGCCTGAATGAGATCAGCCCTTTCATGACCGCGGCGGTGGTTGCCAACGAGGACCGGACATTTTTCCAGCACTACGGTCTGGACCCACGCGGTATCGGGCGGCAGGTGCTGCGCGTGATGGAAGGTCAAGACGTGCAGGGCGGCTCTACGCTGACCAACCAGCTGATTAAAAATACCCTGCTGTGGGACGAATTTGGCGGGGTGGCTACGCCCGACCGCAAGGCCAAGGAGTGGATGCTCAGCGTGCAGGTGGAGCGCTCCTTTACCAAAGAAGAGGTGCTGCAAAATTACCTGAACGCCATCTACTGGGGCGACGGCGGCCCGGTCGAGCTGTACGGCGTGTATTCGGCGGCGCAGTCCTATTTCGGTAAGGCCCCCAAGGATTTGACGCTGGGTGAAAGTGCCTACATGACGGTCCTGATTCCCAACCCCTATCAGCGCTATCAGAACTACGAGCAGGCCTACGGCCTGATGAAAGTGCTGCTCAAACGTATGGAAGAGGATGGCTGGATCACCGCCCAGCAGCGTGAGAACGCCCTGGCCGAAAAGGTGCAGCCCAAAGGCTGGCAGGTGCAGTACAGCGCTCCCGGCGAGATTGCCAGTGCCGAGCTGGTGGATCCCAAAGCCAAGGAGCTGCGCGACGTGACCACCAACCGCGCGCCGCACTTTACCCAGCAAGTGGAGCAGGAACTGACCCAGTTGCTGGGCAGCGACAAGGTGTACGGCGCTGGTGGACTGCGGGTCTACACCACCCTGGACCTGAAGGTACAGAACGCAGTGGAGACGGCCAGCCGTGAGGCGGTGCGCCTTCCCAGTGGCGCCACCCTGGGGGCCACCATCATGGACCCCTATACCGGCGAAGTGCTGGGCATGATCGGTCAGAAGATTCGCGAGGGTGAACCTATCCCCGACTGGAACAATGCCGCGCAGGGCCAGCGCCAGATCGGTTCGACCATCAAGCCGCTGCTGTACACCGTGGGTCTGCAAACGGGGCTGCGTCAGGACCACCGTGAAGAGGACCGCCCGGTCAGCTTCCCGTGTGATACCTGCGAGGATGGCATGTACAGCCCGCAGAACTTCGAGGGCGCGACGACCTTCCGCAACATGACCATCCGCGAAGCGCTGGACCGCTCGCTGAACCTGGTCACCGTGCGTCTGGCCGACCGGATCGGTCTGGAAAAATTCTTCGGCAAGCTGGGCGAACTGGGCATTCCGCCCAATGACGGCACTGGGCTGGCGGCCGCGCTGGGTGCCATTGAAACCACCCCAATTAACATGGCCGCAGCCTACGCGCCTTTCGTGAACGGGGGCGTGTACTACAAGCCGCGTTACATCACCCGAATTGAGACGGCACGTGGTGAGGTGCTGTACGACGCGGGCAACGAGAACATCAAGCCAGTGCGGGTCTGGTCGCCGCAGGTGGCCTATCTGGGTCTGGATATGATTCGTGGCGTCGTGAACGACCTCAAGCCAGAGCAGGGCGGGCTGGCCAGTGGGGCCAAGTTTGGCGAGTGGTCGGTGGCGGGCAAGACCGGAACCAGTAACGGCCCCAAGGATCTGTGGTTCGTCGGTACCACGCCGCTGTATACGGGAGCCGTCTGGGTCGGGAAGCAGGAGGGCGGCGACATGCCGATCAACTCCTACTCCGGAGTCGTGAACGCGCCGATCTGGAAGCGAATGATGGAAGTGGCCCACGCAGGCAAGACCAAGGCTGAGTATCAGCAGCCTCCAGGTATCCTTTTCGCTGAGCATCCCGACAAGGAATGGATGCCGGAAGTCAAGTTCGCCTATATTGACCCGAGTTACCGCGACGCAGCCACCGATGTCGAAGGACAGGTGATGCCCCAGCAGGGCGCGCGCTACAGCGAAGTGGAATGGTACCCTTCCGACCCCAGCTCCACCGAGCTGGTCGGTATTGATCGCCGTACCGGACGCCTGGCTACCGAATTCACGCCGCCCGAGGAGGTCATCATGCGCCGGATTCGCACCGCCGATCTGCCTTCTTACTCCCCTGATATGCCTGGGAGCAGTAAGGCGACCGAAACCGACACTGCGGGCGCGGGCGAGTCCCAGGACACAGACTCCGCCGACACTCAGGAATGAGCGGTGGTGCAGCCCAGCGGACCCGCCGTCTGGGGCTGACCGGCAGTATCGGTGCGGGCAAAAGCACGGTGGCCGCGCTGCTGCGTGAAGCGGGGCTGACTGTCACCGATGCCGACGCCTTGGGCCGTGAGGTCACGGCGTCACCTGAGGTGCTGACCGAGTTGGCCCGGCTGTGGCCGGAGGTGGTGTCTACCGGACCGGGACGGCTTCCGGCACTGGACCGTGCTGCCCTGGCGGCCCGTGTGTTCGGCCACCCAGAGCAGTTGGCGCAACTTGAGGCCCTGACGCACCCACGCATCCGCTCGGCCACGGAAGCCGCCTGGCAAGCGGCGCAGGATCGGGGGGAGAGTTGGGTGGTCCATGACATCCCTCTGCTGTTTGAAAAGGGCCTGGACAGAGATATGGACGCGGTGTGGGTGGTGGACGCACCACTGGAGCTGCGCTTAAAGCGCCTGGCAGAGCGCAGTGGCCTGACCCGTGAGCAAGCCCTGGCCCGTGAGGCGGCGCAGTGGCCTCCTGCTGACAAGCGTGCCCGCGCCGACACCGTGATTGTCAATGACAGGACGCTGGCTGATCTGCGTCAGCAAGTCACCTCAGCGCTGCACCAACTAGGCTTGGGCTGAGCGTCTGAAGGGAACATTCCAGCTCTGATCATCAGAGCAATATTTTGTGAGGGTCTTTCAGCATATCAGTCCCACGCGACGTTTGCAGTGGCCTGGCCTGCTTCCCGAACAAATTATGGATAACTATACTGACACCTTGAATTTTGCCTGTCCGGAAGAGTTGCGTAGAGGCTGTAGGGCCGCGCTTCCAGTTCCCGGAGCAGTTGCCGGAGGAATATATGGAAAGTGATTTCAGAGTAATTTCCGCTGCCCGTCAGACCAACCTGGTCGAGCAGCCCTCGCCCCGTGAACTGATTGACGATGTCTATGCCAGTGACGTGCTGACCCTGGACGATCTGCGCAGCCGCCTGAGTAAGCCGGTCTTCAGGAGCCTACAATCCACCATCGAACGCGGCACCCCAGTCGACGCCGGCATTGCCGATACGGTGGCGTTGGCCATGAAAAACTGGGCCATGGAGCGCGGTGCTTCGCACTACACCC
The sequence above is a segment of the Deinococcus radiophilus genome. Coding sequences within it:
- a CDS encoding heavy-metal-associated domain-containing protein codes for the protein MTNPTRVLLGVRGMDREAGLRVANHLLALPGVSKAIPDTGQIEVHYDPSAQTVMDLVRQVRRQGFLAGML
- the coaE gene encoding dephospho-CoA kinase (Dephospho-CoA kinase (CoaE) performs the final step in coenzyme A biosynthesis.), whose amino-acid sequence is MSGGAAQRTRRLGLTGSIGAGKSTVAALLREAGLTVTDADALGREVTASPEVLTELARLWPEVVSTGPGRLPALDRAALAARVFGHPEQLAQLEALTHPRIRSATEAAWQAAQDRGESWVVHDIPLLFEKGLDRDMDAVWVVDAPLELRLKRLAERSGLTREQALAREAAQWPPADKRARADTVIVNDRTLADLRQQVTSALHQLGLG
- a CDS encoding transglycosylase domain-containing protein, with product MILLGKFFKFFFSLLLAVVLAGAGLAGAFAMKWAGELPDYRELDSLTLGAETRVFARDGTPLGTLVPRVGEQKVSRTLVRLNEISPFMTAAVVANEDRTFFQHYGLDPRGIGRQVLRVMEGQDVQGGSTLTNQLIKNTLLWDEFGGVATPDRKAKEWMLSVQVERSFTKEEVLQNYLNAIYWGDGGPVELYGVYSAAQSYFGKAPKDLTLGESAYMTVLIPNPYQRYQNYEQAYGLMKVLLKRMEEDGWITAQQRENALAEKVQPKGWQVQYSAPGEIASAELVDPKAKELRDVTTNRAPHFTQQVEQELTQLLGSDKVYGAGGLRVYTTLDLKVQNAVETASREAVRLPSGATLGATIMDPYTGEVLGMIGQKIREGEPIPDWNNAAQGQRQIGSTIKPLLYTVGLQTGLRQDHREEDRPVSFPCDTCEDGMYSPQNFEGATTFRNMTIREALDRSLNLVTVRLADRIGLEKFFGKLGELGIPPNDGTGLAAALGAIETTPINMAAAYAPFVNGGVYYKPRYITRIETARGEVLYDAGNENIKPVRVWSPQVAYLGLDMIRGVVNDLKPEQGGLASGAKFGEWSVAGKTGTSNGPKDLWFVGTTPLYTGAVWVGKQEGGDMPINSYSGVVNAPIWKRMMEVAHAGKTKAEYQQPPGILFAEHPDKEWMPEVKFAYIDPSYRDAATDVEGQVMPQQGARYSEVEWYPSDPSSTELVGIDRRTGRLATEFTPPEEVIMRRIRTADLPSYSPDMPGSSKATETDTAGAGESQDTDSADTQE
- a CDS encoding DUF1999 domain-containing protein, whose protein sequence is MTHEPQDALAAPAPVAAYRALNELDFEAVAALDLAAQLELDPDFAGLPEREREGRLSSSLGALKFYARTDHSFVAMRAGEVCGLVLAQSVWQGDKPIVLVRTLLTTPGLELPLRHDIYAGLLRALFKSAYDTAVYEIHFVPQPGWPLAGDLGDVRRVGDYAVRHLGSREETALPSLD
- a CDS encoding long-chain-fatty-acid--CoA ligase, with the protein product MTQDHAQTYLTRPWLTHYEAGVPHEFHSSDRVMPDLLRENARDYGSRPAVSFLGASLNYTQLWQQVQALAAALQKSGVQPGDRVAIMLPNLPQFVVSFYGALLAGAVVVNTSPLYVADELAHQLQDSGASTLIILDSLLPRYLEVQGGVPVKRVFVARVEDALAFPKNLLYPIKQRLEKQHVKVPWSDHILPLRSVIASQKGAPQPVTLRPDDVALLQYTGGTTGLPKGAMLTHRNLIANAEQAWSWFSELKKGEEVGLGAIPYFHVYGMTASMNLNILGAGHTVLVPNPRDLKMVLSEIQRTKPSLFPAVPTLYNAINHYPDISKYDLSSIKACISGSAPLPLETARTFKEITRGANLVEGYGLTESSPITHVNPVSSEQREGSIGLPLPGVDAMVMDDDAQPVPLGETGELWVSGPMVMKGYWNRSEETAKVLRDYAGKTWLLTGDVARMDEAGYFYIVDRKKDLIIASGYNIYPREVEEVLFQHPAVLEAAVVGVPDEYRGESVHAVVVFREGQEASEKELIGYCREHLSPYKAPRSVEVRAELPKTAVGKVLRRQLREEVWTRRSG
- a CDS encoding DUF503 domain-containing protein, giving the protein MSALGYVGTLTLRLEMPWVRSLKEKRSLVKPVVEKLKVRFPVTAARLDGLDAHDWEVIAVVTVSNDYAWVEETLRLAADFVAGGDYRVTEEWTEITALEG